A genome region from Halorussus pelagicus includes the following:
- a CDS encoding 30S ribosomal protein S5, with protein sequence MCANHDGWEPQTRLGRKVAEGEIDTMEDALNSGLPLKESELVDQLLPGLEDEVLDINMVQRMTDSGRRVKFRCVVAIGNRDGYVGYAEGRDDQVGGAIQKAIDIAKLNMIQVNRGAGSWEDRSERPHSLARQTKGKAGSVEVELIPAPTGLGLAATDTVRKILELGGVENAWTKSHGNTRTTLNLAKATYNALENAAESRGPRGRTDFSEEVAE encoded by the coding sequence ATGTGTGCTAACCACGACGGCTGGGAACCCCAGACCCGTCTCGGCCGCAAAGTCGCCGAGGGCGAAATCGACACGATGGAGGACGCCCTCAACTCCGGACTCCCGCTGAAGGAGTCGGAGCTCGTCGATCAGCTGCTGCCGGGACTCGAAGACGAAGTGCTGGACATCAACATGGTCCAGCGGATGACCGACTCCGGTCGGCGCGTGAAGTTCCGCTGTGTCGTCGCCATCGGCAACCGAGACGGCTACGTCGGCTACGCCGAAGGCCGCGACGATCAGGTCGGCGGTGCCATCCAGAAGGCAATCGACATTGCGAAGCTGAACATGATTCAGGTCAACCGCGGCGCGGGGTCGTGGGAGGACCGAAGCGAACGGCCCCACTCGCTGGCCCGCCAGACGAAGGGCAAGGCTGGCAGCGTTGAGGTCGAACTGATTCCGGCCCCGACCGGTCTCGGTCTCGCGGCGACCGACACCGTCCGCAAGATTCTCGAACTCGGCGGCGTCGAGAACGCGTGGACCAAGAGTCACGGCAACACCCGGACGACGCTCAACCTCGCCAAGGCGACGTACAACGCCTTGGAGAACGCCGCGGAGTCCCGCGGCCCGCGCGGTCGAACTGACTTCAGCGAGGAGGTGGCCGAGTGA
- a CDS encoding DUF6663 family protein — protein MSDDIWRTDDRSANGDGSMDDTRTASDDENGDATDHDDARTDEGATGPKRYRILEVSDGRLRLLDLQTFEPVVTADSGHDAPVSDLRPGYLIDADLDWSSPDPTVRSVSVRRPTLYVFADDIDPVFDVARETWTDARAAGDLMNSRVTRNTDNEVNGVLYVFAESPTTGTFESFRDGTRPVEPLVDRVNEQEGSAPREVFILRPADEEFVVVTIALRKGGQFADTLRETYDRSRPSEPLA, from the coding sequence TGGCGCACCGACGACCGGTCCGCGAACGGCGATGGATCGATGGACGACACTCGGACCGCAAGCGACGACGAAAACGGAGACGCGACCGACCACGACGATGCCCGAACGGACGAGGGAGCCACCGGCCCGAAGCGCTATCGCATCCTTGAGGTATCCGACGGGCGACTTCGACTCCTCGACCTCCAGACGTTCGAACCGGTCGTCACCGCCGATTCGGGACACGACGCGCCGGTCTCGGACCTCCGTCCCGGCTACCTCATCGACGCCGACCTCGACTGGTCGAGTCCCGACCCGACCGTCCGGTCTGTGTCGGTTCGCCGTCCGACGCTGTACGTCTTCGCCGACGACATCGACCCCGTGTTCGACGTGGCCCGAGAGACGTGGACCGACGCGCGCGCCGCGGGCGACTTGATGAACAGTCGCGTCACGCGAAACACCGACAACGAGGTCAACGGCGTCCTCTACGTCTTCGCTGAGAGTCCGACTACTGGGACGTTCGAGTCGTTCCGCGACGGCACTCGCCCGGTCGAACCGCTGGTCGATAGAGTGAACGAACAGGAGGGGTCGGCTCCGCGCGAGGTGTTCATCCTCCGGCCCGCCGACGAAGAGTTCGTCGTCGTCACCATCGCGCTTCGGAAGGGCGGCCAGTTCGCCGACACGCTCCGGGAGACGTACGACCGGTCGCGGCCGTCTGAACCGCTGGCGTAG
- a CDS encoding 50S ribosomal protein L19e: MSDLSAQKRLASDVLDVGENRVWFDPEAQGAIAEAITREDIRELVEDGSIKAKDKKGNSRGRARKRKAKRDYGHQTGAGTRKGKSGGRQQGKEQWQQKIRAQRTKLRELRAEGEITQSQYRDLYDKSKGGEFRSVQYLLNYIESNY, translated from the coding sequence ATGAGCGACCTGAGCGCACAGAAGCGACTCGCGTCCGACGTTCTCGACGTTGGCGAGAACCGCGTCTGGTTCGACCCCGAAGCACAGGGAGCGATCGCGGAGGCGATTACCCGCGAGGACATCCGCGAACTGGTCGAGGACGGCTCGATCAAGGCGAAGGACAAGAAAGGCAACTCCCGCGGCCGCGCCCGCAAGCGGAAGGCCAAGCGCGACTACGGTCACCAGACCGGCGCTGGCACCCGAAAGGGGAAGTCGGGCGGTCGCCAGCAGGGCAAAGAACAGTGGCAGCAGAAGATTCGCGCGCAGCGAACGAAGCTCCGTGAACTCCGTGCCGAGGGCGAAATCACGCAGTCTCAGTACCGAGACCTGTACGACAAGTCCAAAGGCGGCGAGTTCCGTAGCGTCCAGTACCTGCTGAACTACATCGAGAGTAACTACTAA
- a CDS encoding 30S ribosomal protein S8: MAGNDPLANALSGIDNAESVGHLDHTVQPASNEIGSVLEVFYDRGYIDGFEFVDDGKAGQFEVELKGAINECGAVKPRYSAGSDDFEKWEKRFLPARDYGALVVTTSHGVMSHYEAREEGVGGQVIAYVY; the protein is encoded by the coding sequence ATGGCAGGAAACGATCCGTTGGCCAACGCACTCTCCGGCATCGACAACGCCGAGAGCGTCGGTCATTTGGACCACACAGTACAGCCCGCGTCGAACGAGATCGGCAGCGTACTCGAAGTCTTCTACGACCGAGGGTACATCGACGGCTTCGAGTTCGTCGATGACGGTAAAGCCGGTCAGTTCGAGGTCGAACTGAAAGGCGCCATCAACGAGTGCGGCGCGGTCAAGCCCCGGTACTCGGCCGGGTCCGACGACTTCGAGAAGTGGGAGAAGCGATTCCTCCCCGCCCGCGACTACGGGGCACTCGTCGTCACGACCAGCCACGGCGTCATGAGCCACTACGAGGCCCGCGAAGAGGGCGTCGGTGGTCAGGTCATCGCGTACGTCTACTAA
- the rpmD gene encoding 50S ribosomal protein L30, with the protein MKAVVQIRGEVDMTGETQDTLEMLNLHRVNHCTLVPDTDAYRGMVAKVNDYTAYGEPSQDVLETVLQKRAEPEAGSADIDDEWVADNTDYDDVSDLASALLDEETTLREQGLSPVLRLHPPRGGHDGIKHPTKEGGQLGKHNTEQIDSLLKAMR; encoded by the coding sequence ATGAAGGCGGTCGTCCAGATTCGCGGTGAAGTTGACATGACCGGCGAAACGCAGGACACGCTGGAGATGCTGAATCTCCACCGCGTCAACCACTGCACGCTCGTCCCGGACACCGACGCCTACCGCGGTATGGTCGCAAAGGTCAACGACTACACCGCCTACGGCGAACCCAGCCAAGACGTGCTGGAGACGGTACTTCAGAAGCGCGCCGAACCCGAAGCGGGAAGCGCCGACATCGACGACGAGTGGGTCGCCGACAACACCGACTACGACGATGTGAGCGACCTCGCAAGCGCGCTGCTGGACGAGGAGACGACGCTGCGAGAGCAGGGTCTCTCCCCGGTCCTCCGACTTCACCCGCCGCGTGGCGGTCACGACGGAATCAAGCACCCGACTAAAGAGGGCGGTCAGCTCGGCAAGCACAACACCGAGCAGATCGACTCGCTCCTGAAGGCGATGCGATAA
- a CDS encoding HAD family hydrolase: MTYDTVVFDNDGVLVGRTSFDVLRDATLRTFEKFDVTDPDSDHVDDMTVGATPSRVSEVCRTYDLDPERFWRALDSTSSRAQQMEAREGRKTPYDDVDTLADLDTSMGIVSSNQQETVDFLIDHFDVDHLFETAYGREATIESLDRRKPNSHYIDRALSDLDADSALFVGDNESDIRAAENAGIDSAFIRRPHRRDWDLNVWPTWDIESLDDLHRICSA; the protein is encoded by the coding sequence ATGACCTACGATACCGTCGTCTTCGACAACGACGGTGTCCTCGTCGGCCGGACGAGCTTCGACGTTCTGCGGGACGCGACCCTACGAACGTTCGAGAAGTTCGACGTGACCGACCCGGACTCCGACCACGTAGACGATATGACGGTAGGCGCGACACCGAGTCGCGTCAGTGAAGTTTGCAGGACGTACGACCTCGACCCCGAGCGGTTCTGGCGAGCCCTCGACAGCACCTCCTCGCGCGCCCAGCAGATGGAGGCTCGTGAAGGACGCAAGACCCCCTACGACGACGTGGACACGCTGGCCGACCTCGACACCTCGATGGGAATCGTCAGTTCGAACCAGCAAGAGACGGTGGATTTCCTCATCGATCACTTCGATGTGGACCATCTGTTCGAGACGGCGTACGGCCGCGAGGCGACCATCGAGAGCCTCGACCGGCGCAAGCCCAACTCCCACTACATCGACCGGGCGCTGTCAGACTTGGACGCCGACTCGGCGCTGTTCGTCGGCGACAACGAGTCGGACATCCGGGCCGCTGAGAACGCGGGCATCGACTCGGCGTTCATCCGGCGACCCCACCGTCGAGATTGGGACCTGAACGTCTGGCCGACGTGGGACATCGAGTCGCTGGACGACCTCCACAGAATCTGTAGCGCCTGA
- a CDS encoding 50S ribosomal protein L18, with the protein MATGPRYTVPMRRRREVRTDYHQRLRLLKSGKPRLVARKSNKHVRAQLVTMGPNGDETVTSAYSGDLEEYGWEAPTGNLPSAYLTGLLAGKRALEAGLEEAVLDIGLNTATPGGKVFAVQEGAIDAGLEIPHNDSVLADWSRNRGEHIAEYAEQLDEPLYSGDFDATELPAHFDEVRENLMED; encoded by the coding sequence ATGGCAACAGGACCACGATATACGGTGCCGATGCGCCGTCGCCGCGAGGTCCGGACTGACTACCATCAGAGGTTGCGCCTGCTAAAATCGGGCAAGCCCCGGCTGGTCGCTCGCAAGAGCAACAAGCACGTCAGGGCGCAGCTGGTCACGATGGGTCCCAACGGCGACGAAACGGTTACGAGCGCGTACTCCGGCGACCTCGAAGAGTACGGCTGGGAAGCCCCCACGGGCAATCTCCCCAGCGCGTACCTGACGGGGCTGCTGGCAGGCAAGCGAGCGCTCGAAGCCGGACTCGAGGAGGCGGTCCTCGACATCGGTCTCAACACCGCGACACCCGGAGGCAAAGTATTCGCAGTACAGGAAGGCGCAATCGACGCCGGGCTCGAAATCCCCCACAACGACAGCGTGCTGGCCGACTGGTCGCGCAACCGCGGCGAACACATCGCCGAGTACGCCGAGCAGTTGGACGAACCGCTCTACAGCGGGGACTTCGACGCCACAGAACTACCCGCGCACTTCGACGAAGTGCGAGAGAACCTCATGGAGGACTAA
- a CDS encoding 50S ribosomal protein L32e — MAEENDEPQSLEDVSGVGPSKAESLRDAGFESVQDVKAASQDDLAEVNGIGNALAARIKADVGGLEVEEETEAEIEEDEPDEADAETDEEVETELQPRGLVDKTPDLSDREEELLTQRKRVGKPQFNRQDYHKKKRTPTSWRRPRGALSKQRRGVKGKGDTVQAGFRTPTEVRGKHPSGFEEVRVHNTDDLEGVDGDTEAVRIASKVGARKRERIEEQAEEQGVRVLNPTYVEVEVDE, encoded by the coding sequence ATGGCAGAAGAAAACGACGAACCCCAATCGCTCGAAGACGTGAGCGGAGTCGGCCCGAGCAAGGCCGAGTCGCTCCGCGACGCGGGCTTCGAGTCGGTACAGGACGTGAAGGCCGCGAGTCAAGACGACCTCGCGGAGGTCAACGGCATCGGGAACGCCCTCGCCGCCCGTATCAAGGCGGACGTTGGCGGTCTCGAAGTCGAAGAGGAGACCGAGGCCGAAATCGAAGAGGACGAACCGGACGAGGCAGACGCCGAGACCGACGAGGAGGTCGAGACCGAACTCCAGCCCCGCGGGCTGGTCGATAAGACCCCCGACCTCAGCGACCGTGAGGAGGAGCTTCTCACGCAGCGCAAGCGCGTCGGCAAGCCGCAGTTCAACCGGCAAGACTACCACAAGAAAAAGCGGACGCCGACCTCGTGGCGACGCCCGCGCGGCGCGCTGTCGAAGCAGCGCCGCGGCGTCAAGGGCAAAGGCGACACGGTGCAGGCTGGCTTCCGGACGCCGACCGAGGTGCGCGGCAAGCACCCGAGCGGCTTCGAGGAAGTCCGCGTCCACAACACCGACGACCTCGAAGGCGTCGATGGCGACACGGAAGCAGTCCGCATCGCCTCGAAAGTCGGCGCTCGCAAGCGCGAGCGTATCGAGGAACAGGCCGAAGAACAGGGCGTTCGCGTCCTGAACCCGACCTACGTCGAAGTGGAGGTTGACGAATGA
- a CDS encoding 50S ribosomal protein L6, translating to MARTELEIPDDVTAEQDHLELTVEGPEGAVTRRLWYPDVSVSVEDESVVIESEEEDAKTNATVGTFESHVRNMFHGVTEGWEYTMEVFYSHFPMQVRAENGEVVIENFLGEKAPRTTDIHGDTTVSVDDEVLTLSGPSIEDVGQTAADIEQLTRVKDKDTRVFQDGVYITEKPQTGGV from the coding sequence ATGGCACGAACAGAACTCGAAATTCCGGACGACGTGACTGCGGAGCAGGACCACCTCGAACTCACCGTCGAGGGGCCGGAAGGAGCCGTTACGCGACGGCTTTGGTACCCCGACGTGTCCGTAAGCGTCGAGGACGAGTCCGTAGTCATCGAGAGCGAGGAGGAAGACGCCAAGACCAACGCGACCGTGGGTACGTTCGAGAGCCACGTTCGCAACATGTTCCACGGCGTGACCGAGGGTTGGGAGTACACCATGGAGGTGTTCTACTCTCACTTCCCGATGCAGGTCCGCGCCGAGAACGGCGAGGTCGTCATCGAGAACTTCCTCGGTGAGAAAGCTCCCCGAACCACCGATATTCACGGCGACACGACCGTCAGCGTGGACGACGAGGTCCTGACCCTGAGCGGACCGAGCATCGAGGACGTAGGCCAGACGGCCGCGGACATCGAACAGCTCACCCGCGTCAAGGACAAGGACACCCGCGTCTTCCAAGACGGCGTCTACATCACCGAGAAGCCCCAGACTGGAGGTGTCTAA
- a CDS encoding 30S ribosomal protein S14, translated as MSESEIDSEATGEHAAKRTGQSDECQRCGRKQGLVGKYDINLCRQCFREVARSMGFKKYR; from the coding sequence ATGAGTGAAAGCGAAATAGACTCCGAAGCGACCGGAGAACACGCCGCCAAGCGTACCGGCCAGTCGGACGAGTGCCAGCGCTGCGGTCGGAAGCAGGGTCTCGTCGGCAAGTACGACATCAACCTGTGTCGGCAGTGTTTCCGCGAAGTCGCCCGAAGCATGGGCTTCAAGAAGTACCGATAA
- a CDS encoding uL15m family ribosomal protein: protein MTDKKRRQRGSRTHGGGSHKNRRGAGHRGGRGRAGRAKHEFHNYEPLGKHGFSRPDKVQDEVLTITVQKLDEDAALMAAEGDAEETDFGYRLDVRDIVEDGWDADAVKVLGDGQVRNQLEVTADAFSASAVELIEEKGGDAVLSERGEEDDADDSNDE from the coding sequence ATGACGGACAAGAAACGACGACAGCGCGGCTCCCGCACGCACGGCGGCGGTAGTCACAAGAACCGGCGCGGTGCCGGTCACCGCGGCGGACGCGGACGCGCGGGTCGCGCCAAACACGAATTCCACAACTACGAACCGCTCGGCAAGCACGGCTTCTCCCGACCGGATAAGGTTCAGGACGAGGTCCTGACCATCACCGTCCAGAAGCTCGACGAGGACGCGGCCCTGATGGCCGCCGAGGGCGATGCCGAGGAGACCGACTTCGGCTACCGTCTCGACGTTCGAGACATCGTCGAGGACGGCTGGGACGCCGACGCCGTGAAGGTTCTCGGCGACGGCCAAGTGCGCAACCAACTCGAAGTGACGGCCGACGCCTTCTCTGCGAGCGCGGTCGAACTCATCGAGGAGAAGGGCGGCGACGCCGTCCTCAGTGAGCGCGGCGAGGAAGACGACGCGGACGACTCGAACGACGAGTAG